The Oxyura jamaicensis isolate SHBP4307 breed ruddy duck chromosome Z, BPBGC_Ojam_1.0, whole genome shotgun sequence genome window below encodes:
- the LOC118156423 gene encoding tubulin polymerization-promoting protein family member 2-like produces MSGVEDAFRKFAVYGDTAASGNEMTGKNFSKMCKECGVMDGKAVTSTDVDIVFNKVKTKGARTITFAEFQQAMKELCGKRFKGKSPEEALQAVYGLIEGKEPGSAGTTKATKVGGVERLTDTSKYTGSHKERFDESGKGKGLAGREDLTDNSGYVGGYKGAGTYDKTH; encoded by the exons ATGTCTGGGGTAGAAGACGCTTTCCGTAAATTCGCAGTATATGGTGACACAGCTGCCAGCGGCAACGAGATGACAGGGAAAAACTTTTCCAAGATGTGCAAAGAGTGTGGGGTGATGGATGGAAAAGCCGTGACCAGCACTGATGTCGACATAGTATTCAACAAAGTCAA GACCAAGGGTGCCCGCACCATCACCTTTGCTGAGTTCCAGCAGGCCATGAAGGAGCTCTGTGGTAAACGTTTCAAGGGCAAATCACCAGAGGAAGCACTGCAGGCTGTGTATGGCCTCATCGAGGGGAAGGAGCCGGGCAGTGCAGGCACCACG AAAGCCACCAAGGTTGGTGGGGTCGAGAGGCTGACAGACACTAGCAAATACACTGGCAGTCACAAGGAGCGCTTTGATGAGAGCGGCAAAGGGAAGGGTCTTGCTGGCCGTGAGGACCTGACTGACAACAGCGGCTACGTCGGTGGCTACAAGGGAGCAGGCACTTATGACAAGACACACTAG